A window of Chryseobacterium aquaeductus genomic DNA:
CTGAAGGTTCACTCACTAATCTAATTTATAATGTAAATAATCAAAATAAAATACTTTATTTTGACAGTAATTATGTATCTACTGAAAATTTGAAATATTTCAATACAAATCCTTTAGAAATTGTTTTTGAGAAAAGAAATTTTGATTATAAAAATTTAGACGAGTTTATTTTTGGTGAAGATAGCAGCGATATTTATTTAATTAAGTTACTTGAATCGTTTTTAGATTATCGTCAAAAATATGATTCGAAAGTTAGAGAACTATTATTAAAAGGGTATGTTTCAGATTTGGAAAAATTTAATAAAGAATTTGGAGATTGGCAAATTCAAAATCCTAGCCCAATAGAAGGGTTTTCAGAAAAATTTAATTCATTATTACAGAAACTAAATCTTGAAATTGATAGAGTGAATGTAGATTATCCAATTCCTTTTAAGAGTAAAAATACTGATGAGATAATCCCGATAAATGGACTAAGCACGGGAACCAAAGCATTGCTATTGTACATGTTGCCACTTTATCAAATTGATACAGAAAAATCAATAGTTTTAATAGACGAACCAGAAAGATCTTTATATCCTGACATGCAGATGGAACTAATGGATTTTTATAGAGGAATTGCCCCAAATGCACAGTTTATTATTGCAACACATTCACCATTTATTGCAGCTTCTTTCGAGCCAGAAGAAAGATTCATTTTGTATTTCGATGAAGATGGAAAAGTGAAGGTTAGAAACGGCGTTTCTCCAATTGGTGATGATCCAAATGATATTCTTAAAAATGATTTTGATATTGACTACATAAATGATTTTGGAAAGAAGGCATTTGAAAAATATTTAGAACTGAAAAATAAAATCAATTCAGAAGAAGATTCTGATAAGAAGGAAGGTTTAATTTCTAAATATGAAGAGTTAGGCGATAAGTATAATTTTTAAAGATGAGGAGAATTATTAAAAATCCTAATTCAAAGATTATAAAAGAGGATTTGAAGTATAAAACAAAAGGTGACAATTCAAATCTTAGTATTGCATTGTTAATAGAGCAGAAAAGATTTTGTGCGTACACAGAAGAATATATTGGTATTAATGATGCTTATGATGTTGAGCATTTTAATCCAAACTTCAAAAATACTCCACAAGATAATTACGAAAATTGGTTCTGTGTAAAGCATAAACCAAATTTGAGGAAATCGACAAAATGGTTTGAAGAAATTCTTCATCCTACACATGATCTTTTTGAAGAAAGGTTAATTTACAATGATGGAGCTTTTTTTTCAAGAGATGAGAATGATATTTCAACACAAAATTTGATAGTATTGCTAGATCTAAATAATGAAATTCTAGTTAAAGACAGACAGAAATATATTGCTAGAAGAAAGGAAGCAATCGAAGACATAGGAAAAACTCCATTTGAATATTTTGATAAGAAAATTAAAAATGAAATTTGGGTGATAAGATATTTACGTGCTATTCAAACAGAGTTCGATATAGACATTTGGTCTATGATTCCAAATGTTCAAGAAGAATAAAACCAGTATAAAAGTATGCTGGTTTTATGTTTTAATTAACTGCAAACTGTTTGTAAGTTAATTTCTGAATAATTAATTTTGAAAAAAAATCCACTTGAATCCTACCATTTCCATCGTCGTCGCCATATTCAACCGAAGAGACGAGCTCTTCGAACTTCTCAATTCACTGACTTTTCAAACAGATAAAGCGTTTGAAATCATTATCGTGGATGATGGTTCTTTGATCGATTTGAAACCTACGATCAATAATTTTGATGGAATTTTAGATATTAAATATTTCAGAAAAGACAATTCAGGTCCTGGTTTATCGAGAAATTACGGTTCGAAAAGAGCTTCCAACGAGTGGCTCGTTTTTGTTGACAGTGATGTGATTGTGGAGAAAGATTATATTCAAAATATTAAAAAAGACATTCTTACCATTCCGTGTGATGCTTTTGGTGGTGCAGATAAAGCTCACCGGGGTTTTAATCTGATGCAGAAAGCTATTTCTTATTCTATGACCTCCGTTTTTACGACAGGTGGAATCCGCGGAAATAAAAAGTCGGTTTCCAAATTCCAGCCGAGAAGTTTTAATATGGGAGTGAAGAAAGAAGTTTTTGAAAAAGTAGGTGGTTTTTCTGAAATGAGAATCGGTGAAGATCCTGATTTATCGATGACGCTCTGGGAGAACGGCTTTACGACAGCTTTTTTCGACGATATTGCAGTGTATCACAAACGTCGTGTAGATTTTGGCAAGTTTTCAAAGCAGGTGTATCAATTTGGTTGTGCAAGACCAATCCTAAATCAGAGGCATCCGAAATATGTGAAACTCTCTTTTGCATTTCCTTCGTTGTTTTTGTTAGGTTATGTTTTAGGATTTTTAGAATATTTCTTTTTAGCAAGAGGAATTATTCTCGCATTGTACGGTTTGTATACCATTATGGTTTTGATCCATGCGATGATTGTAACCAAAAATATTGCGATTGCAGGAATGGCGGTAATTTCCACTTATATCCAAATGTTTTCGTACGGTTACGGATTTTTAAAATCCTGGATACTTTTAAATGTTTTCAGAATGAAACCTGAAGATGCTTTTCCAAAACATTTTCATAGAAATTAGCGATTCAAGTATTTCTACATACTAAAAAAGATAAATGCCGTCGAGATTCTCAACGGCATTTATTCACAATATCAATTAATTAAACTTTTTCTGTTTGCAGAACGCCTGTTTTAATCATGCATTCTTTCATTTTTTTGTAGGTTCTTTTGATGTCATGATCAAGACCTATAGAAAATCTGATGAGTCCGTCAGAAATTCCCATTTCTTCTCTTTCTTCTTCGGGTATTTCAGATGAAGTCGAGCTTCCGGAACATGAAAATAATGTCTTGTAAAACCCTAAACTTACTGCAAGATAACCAAGATTTTCCTGTTGCATCATCTCCATTAGTTCATTCGCTTTTTCAGTTGTTCCAGCGTCAACGGTTAAAAGTCCGCCAAAACCATATTCTTCATTCATCATGCTTTTCATCAGGTCATGATTTTTGTGAGAAGGTAATCCAGGATAAGATATTTTTAAACCATCGTTTTCAAACCTTTCTGCAAGATACATCGCGTTATGGCTGTGCTGTTTCATACGGATATGAAGCGTTCTCAGATTTTTCAGAATACTTGCAGATCTGAAGCTGTCCATGGTTGGTCCCAAAAGCATACAAGCTCCGTTGTTCACGTTTTTGGTATCATTGATGAATTCTTGTGTACCGCAATAAACTCCGCCAACCGTATCACTGCTGCCATTGATAAATTTAGTAAGACTGTGAATCACAATATCAGCACCCAAAAGCGTTGGTGATATGGAAAGCGGAGAAAAAGTATTGTCTACTATAAGTTTCAGGTTATGTTTTTTACAAATTGCCGAAAGTTTCTTGAGATCAGCAACCTCAAGAAGCGGATTGCTCACACTCTCGCAATAAATAATTTTTGTATTGGGTTGGATGGCTTTCTCTATAGCATCAAAATTATTGATGTCTACAAAACTTGTTTCGATCTGATAAGGAGGCAGGAAATTTTTCAGAAAAGCATACGTTCCTCCATAGATTGTTCTGCTTGAGATGATGTGATCTCCACTTTTGCAGATCTGCATCAAAACAGAAGTAATTGCACCCATACCTGAAGCGGTAACGTTGGCAGTTTCTGTATTTTCCATTTTTGCTAAAGCCTGCGAAAGATAAAGATTCATCGGAGAAGAATGTCTGGAATATAAATAACAGCCGTCTGCATTTCCTTCAAATGTATCAAACATGGTTTTTGCAGAAAGAAAAGTGTATGTAGAGCTGTCCGAGATTGATGGGTTTACACCGCCAAATTCTCCAAAATATTGCAAATCCTGTATTTCGTTTGCTGCGTTAAAATGATCCATATTTTTTTATTTTAAAAATGAACCATTTATTATTTTATTACAAGATAATGTTTAAAATTTAGATTTAAAATCTAGTAATTGTAATTTGAGATGATAAAAAGTTTATTAATTTTGAATTTAATAAATTTAACCAAAAATTTTTCTATGCAACTTGACGAAACAGATAAAAAACTCCTGCTTTTTTTGCAGCAAGACTGTAAACAAACCACCAAAGAGTTGTCTTACAAACTCGGTTTGTCGATTACCGCTGTTTATGAACGTGTGCGAAAGCTCGAAAATAATGGCGTAATTTCAAAATATGTGGCCATTTTAGATAAAACAAAAATTGATAAAAACTTCGTTATTCTATGTCATGTAAAACTGACTCAGCACAAAAAAGAATATGTACTTCGTTTTGAAAAAGAAGTGATGACTTTGGATGAAGTTACAGAATGTTTTCATGTAAGTGGTGACTATGATTATATCCTGAAAATCTGTGTAAAAGACATGGAAGATTACCGTAATTTTATGTTGACTAAACTCACAACAATTCAGCATATTGCGAGCACACAAAGTTCATTTACAATATCTGAAGTGAAAAATACAACTGAATTAGTTTTATAATTTTTTTAAACTAGAACTCCATTTTTGGCAGCAATCGGTTCCGGCAGGTCATCATGTTCACCAATCAATTGTAGAAGGTCGATTTCGATGGTTCGGCAGATAGAAAGCATCGGAATATCAAACATCAATCCGCTAAAAGGATTTTCAGAATAATCGCCAACGAGTTCCATAATGATGTAAATCCAACCAACTATCACGCAGAAAGGGATGCACGTCCAGATTCCCCAATCACCCAATTTACTGAATTCACTTACCAAACCTAAAGGTAAAAGGATAATGAAAATTACGATAAAAATAAATCCTGAATTGGCAAACTGTCGTGGAGAAGGAAATTTTTTGATCCGTTCTGCCTGTCCCTGATAATCGTAGAAATCATTCAGGCAATTCTGCAACTGCATCTGATCAAAATCGGTGATGACTTTTTTATTTTTTAAATAATTTAAATCTTTCGCCTGTTTTGAATTAAGATAAGTTGCAAAATTTTTGTAATCTTCCTGTACTTGCAATTCATCTTCTGAAAGATATTTTTGCTGAAAAAGATGCGTTCTTACATAATCGGGAAAACCAGCTTTTATCTGTCTGTGTCTTTTAAAATTGATGCTTCCGAAATGTCTTTCAAGGCTTATATGCTCCCATTCAGTGGGTATCAAGAGTTGTTCTCTCAAAGTATAAAGCCAGGCAATGTGACGGTAGACCAGCTGTTTCTTAAAATCTTTGATATAATGCATTTCACCTTTTTCGGTATCGAAAGCATAGAGCATTGATGTAAATGATCGGCTGGAATTCACAATGGCGCCCCAGATTTTCCTGGCTTCCCAAAGCCTGTCGTAAGCCTGATTGCTTTTAAAACCAACGAAGAAAGCAACTGCCGTACCTACCAATGTAAGCGGAACCAAAGGAATCGTCATCCACTGCCACTGAAAAAAGTAATAGATTGCGGCAACGAATGTGCTCCATGCAGTAAGCCAGACAAGATGCAAACCTGCGAGATTAGCAATTTGTTTGTAATTGAAATATTTTGTTGTGATCATTTTAAAAGTAATTACTGAAACCAAGGTAACAAAAACTGTACAAAAAAGCCTCTAAAATAATTTAGAGGCTATTATATTTAATATTTCAACATTTCGTCGATTTTCTTCGTCAGCTTTTCAGCATTGGGAAGCATTTCTTTTTCTAAAATTAAATTGATCGGAACTGCAGGTGTATCAAGCGATCCCATGGTTTCTACCGGAGCATCGAGATATTTAAAGCAATTTTTAGAAATTCGGTGTGCAAAAGCTTCAGCGAAAGAATTATTTAATTGCTCTTCCGTCAAAACAATACATTTTCCGTGCGCTTTTACTCTTTCGAAAACCAATTCTTCATCCAAAGGAATGATGGTTCTCAAATCAATGACTTCTACTTTTCCACCAAAGTTTTTTACGGCTTCTTTTGCCCAGTAAACACCCATTCCATAAGTAATTACGACAATAGTGTTTCCTTTTTTGATTTCGTTTTCATCAGCTTCGATTACAACTTTTCCTTTTCCGAAAGGTAAAATGTAGTCTTCTGCCGGTTCGATGGTTTTTGCATCTTCTGTTCCCGGAACTTTGCTCCAGTACAATCCTTTATGCTCTAGCATTACTACTGGATTTGGGTCGTAGTAAGCAGCTTTTAATAAACCTTTAAAATCTGCTGCATTGCTTGGATAAGCGATTTTTATTCCCTTAATATTCGCTAAAATACTTTCAACACTTCCACTATGATAAGGTCCGCCACCACCGTAAGCTCCGATTGGAACTCTGATAATATTGCTTACAGGAAATTTCCCGTTGCTTAAATAATTTGATTTTGAAATCTCTGTAATCAACTGGTTGATTCCTGGATATATGTAATCTGCAAACTGAACTTCTACAATCGGTTTTAAACCAACAGCGCTCATTCCCGTTGTAGAACCAATAATATAAGCTTCTTGAATTGCAGTATTGAAAACTCTTTTGCTTCCAAATTTCTTGCCTAAGGTTACCGTCTCACGGAAAACTCCACCGATTCTTTCGCCAACATCTTGTCCGTACAACAAAGCTTCAGGATGTTTCCACATGATCTCCTGAATAGCGTGAATCGCTGCGTCAACCATTACTATTTTTTCACCACCTTCAGGTTCGCGCGTTCCCACTTCTTCCGTAATCGGAGTCGGTGCAAAAATATGTTGCATCACTGTTTCAGGTTTCGGATCTTCGGCTTTTTGAGCTCTTTCGAATGCTTCTTCAGCTTCTAATCTTGCCTTTTTGGTGATTTGCTTTAATAATTCTTCATCTGTACCAGATTCAAGCAGTTGATTTCTAAGAATTTCTCCCGGATCTTTCGCTCTGTGTTTGGTTAAATCTTCCTCGTCTCTATAGAATTCTCTTCGCACGCCGGAAGTGTGGTGACCAATCAAAACTGTTTTTGCACAGACAACCAAAGGTTTTCTTTCTGCTCTTACAAAATCGACTGCTTTTTTCATCACTTCAAAACTTTCAGCGAAATTGGTTCCGTCAACTCTCATTCTTCCCAAACCTACAAAACCAGCGACAAAATCGTAAGCATCACAAGTTCTTGCTTCATCTTTGGTTACAGAAATTCCCCATTCGTTATCCTGAACCAAGAAAATAATTGGAAGTTGGTGCAAAGCGGCAAACTGAAGTGCTTCACTCACTTCTCCTTCCGTCACAGAATTGTCTCCCAAACTACAAATAACAACAGGATTGTTTTCAAATTTTTCTAATTCAAAATCCTCAATATATTTGATTCCCTGTGCAACTCCGGTTGTCGGAATGGTCTGCATTCCCGTTGCTGAACTTTGATGAATGATCTTCGGCATGTTTTCGTCTCTGCTCGAAGGGTGAGAATAATACGATCTTCCACCAGAAAAAGGATCATCAGCTTTTGCCAATAACTGAAGCATCAGTTGATAAGGCTCAAAACCAATTCCTAACAAAATACTTTCGTCTCTGTAATAAGGAGAAACCCAGTCTTCTTTTTTCAATTGATAAGCCGTAGCCAACTGAATTGCCTCGTGACCTCTGGAAGTACTGTGTACATATTTGCAAACATTTCTGTTTTCTTCATAGATGTCTGCCATTGCTTTTGCAAGCATCATGTGGTTGTAGGCTTTAAGTAAAATATCCTGTGAAACTTTTTCGTGAAGTGTATTTTCCATAGAAAGCAAAGATAAGCATATTTTGGATTTTTAAAAATAAATGCCTAACAATTGATAGGTTGGTTGTTTTAAAAACAAAATTTTTAAAGGAAATGATAGGAAGAAGTTGTAACGTCTACAGAATTTATGTGGATAAAATCAATTTATTTTTAAGATCCGTATCAAAGGCTTCGACGAGCTCAGCCTGACAACGTTTAGTATTAGAGATGTGACGCTGAGCCTGTCGAAGCGCATTCTTTGTATACAAAATATTTTTTTTAATAAAAACGATACTTACCTTTAAGAAAATCTTTAATTTTTTAATGTAATGTGTTCTATTGTTTTTGAAGCAAATAAACTTAAAAATTTAAGTGTTCTAATCTGCCAAAAATAAATTTTCTATCTCTCAATGTTAGTAAATCATCGAAGATTTCCAGATCCTAAATTTTGAAAAACAGCAAAAATAACACTAGCTTTACATTCTTTTTTAATTAAAAGTCAGACAGAATTTATGTATTTAGTTTTTGACACAGAAACCACAGGTTTACCAAAAAATTTCAACGCACCACTTTCAGATTCCGACAACTGGCCAAGAATGGTTCAGATCGCTTGGCAATTGCATGATGATGACGGTAAATTGCTTGAAAATCAAGATTATATAATTAAGCCGGAAGGTTATGATATACCGTTTAATGCTGCAAGGATTCACGGAATTACCACTAAAATTGCCAATGAAGAAGGTCGTGATCTTGAAGAGGTTTTAAATGAATTTGCTGAAGTTTTAGAAAGAGTAAGAGTTGTTTCCGGGCACAATGTCGAGTTCGATTACAACATTGTAGGAGCTGAATTTTTTAGAAAAAATATTAAGGATAATCTTCAGGAAAAACCGAAAGCAGATACCATGATTCTTGGTACAGATTATTGTCAGCTTGGCGGTGGAAGAGGAGGCAAGTACAAGTCTCCTAAACTGGAGGAATTATATGAAAAATTATACGGTCACAAATTTGATGAAGCACACAACGCTGCTGCCGACGTAAATGCAACGGCTCAGGTTTTCTTCGAAATGATGCGTATCGGAATTATTCCTGCTGAGGTTTTAAAAACTTCTGAAGATCAATTGGCGTATTTTAAAACGCTAAATCCGAATCCTATTAAACCTTTTGGAATTGTTATCAGAAGACAAGTTGCGGATTTTAATAATAAGAAAAAGCAATCTGATGTCGGAAGTATTGACGATATAGATCTAGGAAGATATTTCAATTTTGATAACAAAAGTGTTTTCTCAACTTTAACGGCAACTTCAAGCATTAATGACCTGATCAACAAAGCTACTGAAGATCAATTTCCTGCGGTTGGAATGGTAGATTTGGGAAATATGATGGGTGCTTTCAAATTTGTTTCTGCCGTTGAATCTACCAACTCTGATCGTTCAAAAAAATATAAAGAATTTGTAGCCAAAAAACAAGAAGCTGAAGAAAACGGAACTGAATTTAATGAAGCTGAACCCATTTCTGAGCCACTAATTCCAGTTGTAGGTTGTGAATTTTATATTTCAGACCGCTACGAACAAAAACAGTTTACCAAAGATGATCCCGACAGAAGAACGCAGGTTGTTTTGTTGGCAAAAGATTTTAAAGGATATAAAAATTTAGCTAAACTTTCAAGTATAGGTTTTCTTAAAGGATTTTATTTTGGAGTTCCCAGGATAAGCCGTGAATTGATCGCTGAATATAAAGAAGGTTTGATAGCTCTGACTTCGGGAATCAACGGAGATATTCCGGATGCAATTCTAAATACAGGTGAGCAAAAAGGAGAAGAGCTTTTCAAATGGTGGAAAAAAACTTTTGAAGATGATTTTTATGTTCAGATTCAAAATCACAAACTTCCTGAAGAAGAGCATTTGAATGATGTTTTATTGCATTTCGCAGATAAATATAACGTTAAAATTTTAGCCCAAAATCAAACGTATTATACCAATAAAGACGATTCTAATATCCAGGATATTGTAAGTTGTATTAAAGATGGTGAAAAACTGACAACGCCTGTAGGAAAAGGTTTCGGGAAAAGAAGAGGATTGGCTAGCGGCGAATATTATATTAAAAATGCTCACGAGATAAAGGAAACTTTTTTAAATTATCCTGATGCATTTGATGCTTATGAAGAATTCACAGCAAAATTCAGTCCTTATACCTTAAAGAGGGATGTACTCTTACCCAAATTTGATATTCCGGAAGAGTTTCTTCATTCAGAAGATGAAGTTGATGGAGGAAAACGTGGCGAAATGGCGTATTTGACGCATTTAACCTACGAAGGAGCGAAAAAAAGATATGCTGAAACAGGAATTACTGCTGAAATTAAAGAACGTCTGGATTTTGAGCTGGAGGTTGTCGCCAATACAGGTTATCCCGGATACTTTTTGATTGTACAGGATTTCTGTAACGAAGCAAGAAAAATGGGCGTTTGGGTTGGTCCGGGACGTGGTTCTGCAGCGGGTTCTGCTGTTGCATACTGTACAGGAATTACCAATGTTGACCCAATTAAATATGATTTGCTATTTGAGAGATTCCTGAATCCGGAAAGGATTTCGATGCCCGATATTGATATTGATTTTGATGATGAAGGTCGTGATAAAATCATCAAATGGGTAGTTGAAAAGTACGGTAAAAATCAGGTGGCGCAAATCATTACCTACTCAGTTTTGGGTGGGAAATCAGCGATTAAAGATGCCGGAAGAGTTTTAGATCTTCCAATTCCGGATACCAATAATATTGCGAAACTGATTCCGCCAAGTCCTGGGATGAATATTGCAAAAGCTTTATCTAAATATGATAAATTAAAACCAGAAGATCAGCAGCTGGTTGATGAGATGAGATATGTTCTGAACACCCCTGATGACGCACGTCACGATGTTTTGGCAAGTGCGAAAAAGATGGAAGGCTGCATCAGAAACACAGGAATTCATGCTTGTGGTGTCATTATCACGCCGGAAGATGTAAGTAATTTGGTTCCTGTTACAATTGCTGCAAAAGATGCGGATATTTTAGTTTCTCAGTTCGATAACTCTGTTGCTGAAAGTGCAGGACTTTTGAAGATGGACTTTCTGGGTCTTCGAACGTTGACAATTATTAAAGATGCTTTAAAATTAATCAAACAAAGACATAATGTAGACATTGATCCGGACACGATTCCTCTGGATGATACCAAAACGTATCAGTTATTTAAAGAAGGAAGGACGGTCGGGATTTTCCAGTATGAAAGTCCGGGAATGCAGAAATATATGCGTGAACTGAAGCCAACGGTTTTTGCAGATTTGATAGCCATGAATGCTTTGTACCGTCCTGGACCTATTAAATATATTCCAAATTTTATCAACAGAAAACACGGAATTGAAGAGATTGTTTATGATTTACCTGAAACAGAAGAATATTTAAAGGAAACCTACGGAATTACCGTTTACCAGGAGCAGGTAATGCTTTTATCTCAAAAATTAGCCAATTTTACGAAAGGTGAAGCCGATACTTTAAGGAAAGCGATGGGTAAAAAGCAGATTGAAGTTCTGAATAAAATGTACCCGAAATTCATAGAAGGAGGAAAAATAAATAATCTTGCTGAAGAACCTTTAAACAAAATCTGGAACGACTGGAAAGCTTTTGCAGAATATGCTTTCAACAAATCTCACTCTACTTGTTATGCATTAATTGCGTATCATACCGCTTATTTAAAAGCCAATTATCCGGCAGAATATATGGCAAGTGTGATGAGCAATAACATCAACAATACCGAATCAATTACGATGTTTATGGAAGATTGTAAGGCGATTGGAGTAGATGTTTTGGGGCCGGATGTGAATGAATCTCAGTATAAATTTTCGGTAAACGAAAAAGGGCAGATCCGT
This region includes:
- a CDS encoding AAA family ATPase; its protein translation is MKLKKLKINSYLHLKDLEFDFTYPEGHSKAGQPLDKICFIGQSATGKTNLLNIISESILYLLRIEIVNNQTVWHRNDNYSKIFEDGFLDLVFEDKNLHLGDNFISYDEKLYNYDKISEGSLTNLIYNVNNQNKILYFDSNYVSTENLKYFNTNPLEIVFEKRNFDYKNLDEFIFGEDSSDIYLIKLLESFLDYRQKYDSKVRELLLKGYVSDLEKFNKEFGDWQIQNPSPIEGFSEKFNSLLQKLNLEIDRVNVDYPIPFKSKNTDEIIPINGLSTGTKALLLYMLPLYQIDTEKSIVLIDEPERSLYPDMQMELMDFYRGIAPNAQFIIATHSPFIAASFEPEERFILYFDEDGKVKVRNGVSPIGDDPNDILKNDFDIDYINDFGKKAFEKYLELKNKINSEEDSDKKEGLISKYEELGDKYNF
- a CDS encoding glycosyltransferase encodes the protein MNPTISIVVAIFNRRDELFELLNSLTFQTDKAFEIIIVDDGSLIDLKPTINNFDGILDIKYFRKDNSGPGLSRNYGSKRASNEWLVFVDSDVIVEKDYIQNIKKDILTIPCDAFGGADKAHRGFNLMQKAISYSMTSVFTTGGIRGNKKSVSKFQPRSFNMGVKKEVFEKVGGFSEMRIGEDPDLSMTLWENGFTTAFFDDIAVYHKRRVDFGKFSKQVYQFGCARPILNQRHPKYVKLSFAFPSLFLLGYVLGFLEYFFLARGIILALYGLYTIMVLIHAMIVTKNIAIAGMAVISTYIQMFSYGYGFLKSWILLNVFRMKPEDAFPKHFHRN
- a CDS encoding aminotransferase class I/II-fold pyridoxal phosphate-dependent enzyme, which translates into the protein MDHFNAANEIQDLQYFGEFGGVNPSISDSSTYTFLSAKTMFDTFEGNADGCYLYSRHSSPMNLYLSQALAKMENTETANVTASGMGAITSVLMQICKSGDHIISSRTIYGGTYAFLKNFLPPYQIETSFVDINNFDAIEKAIQPNTKIIYCESVSNPLLEVADLKKLSAICKKHNLKLIVDNTFSPLSISPTLLGADIVIHSLTKFINGSSDTVGGVYCGTQEFINDTKNVNNGACMLLGPTMDSFRSASILKNLRTLHIRMKQHSHNAMYLAERFENDGLKISYPGLPSHKNHDLMKSMMNEEYGFGGLLTVDAGTTEKANELMEMMQQENLGYLAVSLGFYKTLFSCSGSSTSSEIPEEEREEMGISDGLIRFSIGLDHDIKRTYKKMKECMIKTGVLQTEKV
- a CDS encoding Lrp/AsnC family transcriptional regulator, which codes for MQLDETDKKLLLFLQQDCKQTTKELSYKLGLSITAVYERVRKLENNGVISKYVAILDKTKIDKNFVILCHVKLTQHKKEYVLRFEKEVMTLDEVTECFHVSGDYDYILKICVKDMEDYRNFMLTKLTTIQHIASTQSSFTISEVKNTTELVL
- a CDS encoding bestrophin family protein, whose protein sequence is MITTKYFNYKQIANLAGLHLVWLTAWSTFVAAIYYFFQWQWMTIPLVPLTLVGTAVAFFVGFKSNQAYDRLWEARKIWGAIVNSSRSFTSMLYAFDTEKGEMHYIKDFKKQLVYRHIAWLYTLREQLLIPTEWEHISLERHFGSINFKRHRQIKAGFPDYVRTHLFQQKYLSEDELQVQEDYKNFATYLNSKQAKDLNYLKNKKVITDFDQMQLQNCLNDFYDYQGQAERIKKFPSPRQFANSGFIFIVIFIILLPLGLVSEFSKLGDWGIWTCIPFCVIVGWIYIIMELVGDYSENPFSGLMFDIPMLSICRTIEIDLLQLIGEHDDLPEPIAAKNGVLV
- a CDS encoding alpha-ketoacid dehydrogenase subunit alpha/beta → MENTLHEKVSQDILLKAYNHMMLAKAMADIYEENRNVCKYVHSTSRGHEAIQLATAYQLKKEDWVSPYYRDESILLGIGFEPYQLMLQLLAKADDPFSGGRSYYSHPSSRDENMPKIIHQSSATGMQTIPTTGVAQGIKYIEDFELEKFENNPVVICSLGDNSVTEGEVSEALQFAALHQLPIIFLVQDNEWGISVTKDEARTCDAYDFVAGFVGLGRMRVDGTNFAESFEVMKKAVDFVRAERKPLVVCAKTVLIGHHTSGVRREFYRDEEDLTKHRAKDPGEILRNQLLESGTDEELLKQITKKARLEAEEAFERAQKAEDPKPETVMQHIFAPTPITEEVGTREPEGGEKIVMVDAAIHAIQEIMWKHPEALLYGQDVGERIGGVFRETVTLGKKFGSKRVFNTAIQEAYIIGSTTGMSAVGLKPIVEVQFADYIYPGINQLITEISKSNYLSNGKFPVSNIIRVPIGAYGGGGPYHSGSVESILANIKGIKIAYPSNAADFKGLLKAAYYDPNPVVMLEHKGLYWSKVPGTEDAKTIEPAEDYILPFGKGKVVIEADENEIKKGNTIVVITYGMGVYWAKEAVKNFGGKVEVIDLRTIIPLDEELVFERVKAHGKCIVLTEEQLNNSFAEAFAHRISKNCFKYLDAPVETMGSLDTPAVPINLILEKEMLPNAEKLTKKIDEMLKY
- the dnaE gene encoding DNA polymerase III subunit alpha, encoding MYLVFDTETTGLPKNFNAPLSDSDNWPRMVQIAWQLHDDDGKLLENQDYIIKPEGYDIPFNAARIHGITTKIANEEGRDLEEVLNEFAEVLERVRVVSGHNVEFDYNIVGAEFFRKNIKDNLQEKPKADTMILGTDYCQLGGGRGGKYKSPKLEELYEKLYGHKFDEAHNAAADVNATAQVFFEMMRIGIIPAEVLKTSEDQLAYFKTLNPNPIKPFGIVIRRQVADFNNKKKQSDVGSIDDIDLGRYFNFDNKSVFSTLTATSSINDLINKATEDQFPAVGMVDLGNMMGAFKFVSAVESTNSDRSKKYKEFVAKKQEAEENGTEFNEAEPISEPLIPVVGCEFYISDRYEQKQFTKDDPDRRTQVVLLAKDFKGYKNLAKLSSIGFLKGFYFGVPRISRELIAEYKEGLIALTSGINGDIPDAILNTGEQKGEELFKWWKKTFEDDFYVQIQNHKLPEEEHLNDVLLHFADKYNVKILAQNQTYYTNKDDSNIQDIVSCIKDGEKLTTPVGKGFGKRRGLASGEYYIKNAHEIKETFLNYPDAFDAYEEFTAKFSPYTLKRDVLLPKFDIPEEFLHSEDEVDGGKRGEMAYLTHLTYEGAKKRYAETGITAEIKERLDFELEVVANTGYPGYFLIVQDFCNEARKMGVWVGPGRGSAAGSAVAYCTGITNVDPIKYDLLFERFLNPERISMPDIDIDFDDEGRDKIIKWVVEKYGKNQVAQIITYSVLGGKSAIKDAGRVLDLPIPDTNNIAKLIPPSPGMNIAKALSKYDKLKPEDQQLVDEMRYVLNTPDDARHDVLASAKKMEGCIRNTGIHACGVIITPEDVSNLVPVTIAAKDADILVSQFDNSVAESAGLLKMDFLGLRTLTIIKDALKLIKQRHNVDIDPDTIPLDDTKTYQLFKEGRTVGIFQYESPGMQKYMRELKPTVFADLIAMNALYRPGPIKYIPNFINRKHGIEEIVYDLPETEEYLKETYGITVYQEQVMLLSQKLANFTKGEADTLRKAMGKKQIEVLNKMYPKFIEGGKINNLAEEPLNKIWNDWKAFAEYAFNKSHSTCYALIAYHTAYLKANYPAEYMASVMSNNINNTESITMFMEDCKAIGVDVLGPDVNESQYKFSVNEKGQIRFGLGAIKGIGEGPSEGITKERANGRFKSIYDFFERISPSQMNKRVAESLVLAGAFDEFNAYHRGQYFDIDMAGRTNLERLIRYGQSFQESKNEMENSLFADFAEEVQIEQPKLAPCPEWPNMHKLNKEKEIIGFYLSAHPLDEFKYHYQFMQGRLSKKAVLEKEDEVKVVIDEIPILEVDDKDETVDITEIISDDIIAGEEELIEETTKKAEPKGNFGFLNLDEVDAFKEQAFANKPPELFEEKKKDWKTLQKERENGGSGKEYTVAGLITEYVVKDGFKSGEKVAFLTLEDYSGSYSFRLGDRDYMRLKEKLEVQRFVILKIKFAQVKDGRVFVNVVEVIELQEAFEKFAKSISLVMDIMDFRKEDLEFFRNVLDQNKGDQKIKFFIKNQEEGSDIELQSMKYSVDLNGDLIKEIQLLNKYEFYLN